Proteins encoded in a region of the Fundulus heteroclitus isolate FHET01 unplaced genomic scaffold, MU-UCD_Fhet_4.1 scaffold_119, whole genome shotgun sequence genome:
- the LOC118558277 gene encoding uncharacterized protein LOC118558277 produces the protein MLQDLKKKLQTGDILSNRMYLWKHKGFDPDLKRLYSEHVTTFDDMMTEVLITRLENILYVPGSGDVDQHMVTEVILPEVVIQWLQNNNLCRYQAEVMLINTVKKNEGLLEAQEEEATEKGSPFILDSKAAADWCREQQFSGRITLPVVLVMDKLEQAEALEALKTWDEDYNEYSPAEHFTFVFEKEEDYEKFCLYIVDVKKLKVYARFEELQ, from the exons ATGTTGCAGGACCTGAAAAAGAAGTTGCAGACTGGTGACATTCTGTCAAACAGAATGTACCTGTGGAAACACAAAGGCTTTGATCCAGACCTTAAAAGGTTATACAGTGAGCATGTCACCACTTTTGATGACATGATG ACAGAGGTTCTCATCACACGGCTTGAAAACATTCTGTATGTCCCTGGCAGTGGAGATGTTGACCAACACATGGTCACAGAGGTGATTCTGCCTGAG gttgtcaTCCAGTGGCTGCAAAATAACAACCTTTGCCGCTACCAAGCAGAGGTGATGCTCATAAATACCGTGAAGAAAAATGAGGG ACTTTTGGAAGCCCAGGAAGAAGAAGCCACAGAAAAG GGAAGCCCGTTCATTCTCGATAGTAAGGCTGCAGCAGACTGGTGCAGAGAACAACAATTTAGTGGAAGAATAACACTTCCTGTTGTTCTGGTTATGGACAAGCTAGAACAAGCAGAAGCTCTCGAAGCCCTCAAGACCTGGGATGAAGACTATAATGAATATTCTCCAGCGGAgcattttacttttgtttttgaaaaggaGGAGGACTATGAAAAGTTCTGTTTGTACATTGTAGatgtaaaaaaactaaaagtttatGCAAGATTTGAAGAACTTCAGTAA